TTGTTGCTTTTGTTGGGCTTCGTCATCGGCTTGAAACGGGTAAGCTTTATAGCCAATTTTGGCTAAGGAAGTAATAATTTCGCTCAGCGGGGTTTGGGTTTTATCCCATTGGATCATGGCACGGTTAGTTGAGGTATTAACATCAACGCGCTTTACCGTTTTTAAGCTAAGTAATTGCTTTTCTATAAGCCATGCACACGCTGCGCAGGTAATGCCTTCAACACTTAAAAGTACTTGGGATAAGTTATCGGTTGTGGCTATAAACTCATCTTGTATGTCTTCGTTGTCGTAGCTTTTAATAAACGCGAGTTGCTCAGGGACTAACTGCTCTACTTTACCAGCGCGTACGGTGCGGTATTTGTAATAGTCGGTCATACCTTGGTTTACAATATTTTGCGCAACAGCTTGGCAGCCAATACAGCACATAGGCTGTGGTGTATTATCTATTGTTACGGTTGCGCTAAATCCATTTGGCACACTTTCAAGGCAATGAAAGCAAGAAACGCTCATAGTGATGACTACTTATAATTTGGGGTAACTAATAAAGGTTGCTCGGTAGGAAGAGTAATATTTTCTTTTAACTTCCAACTACCATCCACCGGCTCTATAAATACAGAGTAAGCACCTGGTGTGTAGTTATCTAAAAGGGCAGTAAATTCTTTATTTGCATTAGGAGTAAGCGTAGCTTCAAAGTCATGCGCCTTAATGGTGCGATGATAAAAAGACAGTTTTAAAGCGTGTACGTTACTGTAATCGCCTTTGGTAAAGGCAAAGCTTGCGCGTTCATTGGTAACATTTAGCTTGCCATGTAAAAACAGTGCTTTGGCTTTTTCAAACTTAGTAAGTTCTAAGTTTATTGCTTTGCCTTTTTTATAGTAATCATC
The genomic region above belongs to Pseudoalteromonas sp. MM1 and contains:
- a CDS encoding FixH family protein; protein product: MQPTPWYKNFWPWFLMFFPLAAIIGCITLIITAVGNGPDMVVDDYYKKGKAINLELTKFEKAKALFLHGKLNVTNERASFAFTKGDYSNVHALKLSFYHRTIKAHDFEATLTPNANKEFTALLDNYTPGAYSVFIEPVDGSWKLKENITLPTEQPLLVTPNYK